From Carya illinoinensis cultivar Pawnee chromosome 5, C.illinoinensisPawnee_v1, whole genome shotgun sequence, one genomic window encodes:
- the LOC122309758 gene encoding ER lumen protein-retaining receptor erd-2.2-like — MRAQRKPIHAVSTWVRRQPPKVKAFLAVVSGMAALVLLRFIVHDHDNLFVAAEAVHSIGISVLIYKLMKENSCAGLSLKSQELTAIFLAVRLYCSFVMEYDIHTLLDLATLATTLWVIYMIRFKLKSSYMEDKDNFAIYFVAVPCAVLALFIHPSTSHHLLNRIFWAFCVYLEAVSVLPQLRVMQNTKIVEPFTAHYVFALGVARFLSCAHWVLQVLDSRGHLLVALGYGLWPSMVLISEIVQTFILADFCYYYVKSVFGGQLVLRLPSGVV, encoded by the exons ATGAGGGCGCAGCGAAAGCCGATCCACGCCGTGTCGACATGGGTGCGGCGACAGCCTCCCAAAGTGAAGGCCTTCTTGGCCGTGGTCTCGGGCATGGCGGCGCTTGTTCTGCTTCGATTCATCGTCCACGACCACGACAACCTCTTTGTGGCCGCCGAGGCCGTCCACTCCATCGGAATATCCGTACTCATCTACAAGCTCATGAAGGAGAACTCTTGCGCCG GACTATCGCTCAAATCCCAGGAATTAACAGCTATTTTTTTAGCTGTTAGGCTCTACTGCAGTTTTGTTATGGAATATGATATACACACCCTCCTTGATTTGGCTACATTGGCAACAACGCTGTGGGTTATTTATATGATCCGCTTTAAATTAAAGTCTAGTTACATGGAAGACAAGGACAATTTTGCGATATATTTTGTG GCGGTACCCTGCGCTGTGTTAGCTTTGTTCATTCATCCATCAACTTCTCACCATTTACTGAACCGGATCTTCTGGGCATTCTGTGTCTATCTGGAAGCCGTTTCAGTTCTACCCCAGTTGCGGGTAATGCAGAATACAAAG ATTGTTGAACCATTCACTGCTCACTACGTGTTTGCTTTAGGTGTGGCAAGGTTCTTGAGCTGTGCCCATTGGGTTCTCCAG GTTTTAGATAGTCGTGGACACTTGCTGGTAGCGCTGGGTTATGGATTATGGCCTTCTATGGTTCTCATCTCAGAAATTGTTCAAACTTTCATCTTAGCAGACTTCTGTTACTACTATGTCAAAAG TGTGTTTGGCGGGCAGCTTGTCCTCCGCCTTCCCTCTGGGGTGGTATGA
- the LOC122311071 gene encoding triosephosphate isomerase, chloroplastic: MAVASTSLASQLSAQFSGLRRSCPKLDHSHSHSLFQQVHSHIRLSSSRKGSRGVVSMAGTGKFFVGGNWKCNGTKESITKLVSDLNGAKLEADVDVVVAPPFIYIDQVKNTLTARIEISGQNSWVGKGGAFTGEISVEQLNDIGCKWVILGHSERRHIIGEDDQFIGKKAAYALSQGLGVIACVGEKLEERESGKTFDVCFQQLKAFADAVPSWENVVIAYEPVWAIGTGKVATPIQAQEVHVALRDWLRKNVSAEVASKTRIIYGGSVNGGNSAELAKQEDIDGFLVGGASLKGPEFATIVNSVTSKKVAA; encoded by the exons ATGGCCGTCGCCTCGACATCCCTGGCATCCCAACTATCGGCTCAGTTCTCCGGCCTCCGCCGATCCTGCCCCAAGCTCGAccactctcactctcactccTTATTTCAACAAGTCCACTCCCATATCCGCCTCTCTTCCTCTCGTAAAGGCTCCCGCGGTGTTGTCTCCATGGCCGGCACTGGAAAG TTCTTCGTTGGTGGAAACTGGAAGTGT AATGGGACAAAAGAGTCTATCACTAAGCTTGTCTCTGACTTGAACGGTGCAAAATTGGAGGCTGATGTTG ATGTTGTTGTAGCACCTCCCTTTATTTACATTGATCAGGTAAAAAACACGTTAACGGCTCGGATCGAGATATCTGGTCAGAACTCTTGGGTTGGAAAAGGAGGAGCGTTCACCGGAGAAATCAG TGTGGAACAATTGAATGATATTGGTTGCAAGTGGGTTATTCTTGGACATTCAGAGAGGAGACATATCATTGGTGAAGATGACCAG TTTATAGGAAAGAAAGCTGCCTATGCTTTGAGCCAGGGCCTGGGAGTAATTGCTTGTGTTGGGGAAAAGTTAGAAGAAAGGGAGTCAGGGAAAACTTTTGATGTCTGTTTTCAGCAACTGAAGGCTTTTGCTG ATGCAGTGCCTAGTTGGGAAAATGTGGTTATTGCTTATGAGCCTGTATGGGCCATTGGGACTGGTAAAGTTGCTACACCCATCCAAGCACAGGAAGTACATGTAGCTCTTCGTGATTGGCTTAGGAAGAATGTCTCAGCAGAAGTTGCATCTAAAACACGAATTATTTATGGAG GGTCTGTAAACGGAGGCAATTCTGCTGAGCTCGCCAAGCAAGAAGATATTGATGGTTTTCTCGTTGGCGGTGCTTCCTTGAAG GGCCCTGAATTTGCTACCATCGTCAATTCTGTGACATCCAAGAAAGTTGCCGCTTGA
- the LOC122311838 gene encoding uncharacterized protein LOC122311838 — protein sequence MADSEAKSKEGNMKKNKKRKLSGPEEAEIPPKPQRIALSENRREQTDVERAEELEQRDPNQELIEEGSPWRNLQLILSLQKKELDLPKKLELASSFVKTRVAEKDSSADQDYEPVKLSRLVVFLNDWTQSVLISSEKKMRGDGQKPQDEVIETCLDFRCWEIFKFCLEESSRLQVPLNFSRNLLRPILYIAKDAVSLMNNTLSWSRKSVFIDARFKLYIAVLDCISLVFSSHDGLSNENLDLWMSTVDAVLELVFKFYTKNLDGDNMGDFALRFSCLVLEPFAMFLRAHPTRKTGFHDFIDKLLEPLMHLLAVLHLQIGGSNSHRTGNLLNLVEDVLSNGLFHPIHIDGFLSLHSAEKYATSHDGKSNNKKTVIKSYHRHLFDKLERTLTEKVSAMGSIGELFHLLVNRVKLLKKSSVLSSGTKMRGKAGASRHLEDNSLSHASKMSFDSSNVLKNNSYYSGSFNADIRKSLFDFFVQIMEPLLLKLSVYLQDKVEVETELSQVRGILQSINNLLASFMHEKIYVRTEDTSEGACLYFLKKVYDTVISSFTYLNRLSKFDLDNHRHIEMLTLSVNEVLVAVGYLLEIEYEVTGNDLVSLWLIVFSYSTIGLYLAGMLDQISLFSKIEALGCQLINLYGQLRQVNNCVFALCKALRLVISQADDGEINCTRFVADLPTEAYARSVGMLLCSQEFKCAIRNAIKSIPEGQASACIKQLAADVSETLGWMKVNCSVAKGKEVGKLKVDSVPNPPAELLGRGLSELYALVLDSVTVTTGNSNLLGVSIKDLMMLLQPCMNSLVAIQPDTINMFLSSVTGIIFDNRAVGSKCDLPKFGFPTCWIFIFFFQLYMSCRSLYRQAISLVPPDLSRKMSVVMGDSFTAYSGKEWMERTDLDDKGYFSWIFQPSATLDAVIQSVSNIYLQNSTEDCSPLIYVLHAMALQRLVDLNRQIKSLEYLQQSNDKLLENKLVDAAGLSLFRKRSRKWERHISVLRQEAAGLTDFIMGHLPLVAKDQQSISSDVATCLDTPTQAVHETEEWDFGISSVNKKSLPTALWWIVCQNIDIWCTHAAKKKLKMFLSILICTSIPSLTSNFLKVGKQCINESSQPKKVTMHQISSALLRDSILYEHKFVCRYFASRFCRVLEKSVSPLLRDFSSSNVDLNSSPHWPEVLGALDKSPVNISSKEHVTYDNLSDSKLIVHSSDKLPTKICRGKNALPSTSANFTACQSLLNLLCWMPKGYLNSRSLLLYATYLLNLERLVVGGLLECQGRLCSYSQYNLFRLFVSCRKALKYIIVEASEKKIVTSQSTQSLFTPIFPEDSFSALWLFKSVSAVVELQQAVSEDSTSQFNDLIFSLTDHTSYAFLTLSRYQFSHVVHLLLDAEKPSNEQSFSGNTNQQNDLIESDSCLDSTNCIEAWKSACLVAKILTEEMQCFVLSLKDALRGEKVGLVVNVVNLTRFSPIVSCFSGFLWGLVSAINDRAARYSDNRGKLLWWKCEPHSELNFCINVFEEFINLFLRMFLLDNQQHTNFYDAQNHKKSDYSPDLLDAEDISLKGAGACVEIASGIHQQKSGTAVTFPVLSDIHDDSASASVKRSWLKDANFAASILNEGDSFDSQCINKPLLHRLLNGDYPGAAFSLRQLLIASSALLRLKLQINMSSSFPSLVPIFVGISQVLLLEFVHMVEIPQPHSFVWLDGVLKYLEELGNYFPSTNPTLSRNMYAKLIELHLRAIGKCITLQGKRATLASHETESSTKTLPGHMGLSEASYSSAPYCLDEFKARLRMSFKTFIKKPSELHLLSAVQAIERALVGVQEGCTMNYDITVGADGGKVSSLVAAGVDCFDLVLEFVSGRKRLSVVKRHIQSLIAGLFNIILHLQNPLIFYGRFMRSEGDSNPDPGSVILMCVEVLIRVSGKHALFQMDAWHVAASLRIPAALFQDFCQLKDSEAPSSSHPSLVLDNQVADPLASMNVCVVDRYFSIDLFAACCRLLYTILKHHKSECEQCIALLEASVSVLLRCLETVDTDPVTRKGYFSWDLEEGVKCACFLRRIYEEIRQQKDILGRHCSQFLSNYIWVFVGFGPSKAGIKREIDEALRPGIYALIDACSGDDLQYLHTVFGEGPCRTTLATLQHDYKLNFQYEGKV from the exons ATGGCTGATTCGGAAGCAAAATCCAAGGAGggaaatatgaagaaaaacaaaaagcgAAAGCTAAGTGGTCCCGAAGAAGCCGAAATACCTCCCAAACCGCAACGTATAGCACTCTCAGAGAATCGCAGAGAACAAACCGATGTGGAGCGTGCTGAAGAGTTGGAGCAGAGAGACCCGAATCAGGAGCTCATAGAAGAAGGTTCCCCATGGAGGAACCTGCAATTGATTTTATCGTTACAGAAGAAAGAGCTCGATCTTCCTAA GAAACTGGAATTAGCTTCTAGTTTTGTGAAAACGAGGGTCGCAGAAAAAGACAGCAGTGCTGACCAAGATTACGAACCTGTGAAATTATCCCGTTTGGTAGTTTTCCTTAATGATTGGACCCAATCAGTGTTGATTTcttcagaaaagaaaatgaggggTGACGGGCAGAAACCTCAGGATGAAGTTATCGAGACGTGTCTAGATTTTAGATGCTGGgagattttcaaattttgtttggaGGAGTCGTCGAGACTACAAGTTCCTTTAAATTTCTCGCGGAACCTATTACGGCCTATTCTTTATATCGCAAAAGATGCAGTGTCTCTAATGAACAACACTTTGTCCTGGTCACGAAAATCTGTTTTTATTGACGCAAGGTTTAAACTGTACATTGCCGTACTTGATTGTATTTCTTTGGTCTTCTCATCGCATGATGGCTTGTCGAATGAAAATTTAGACTTGTGGATGTCAACGGTAGATGCAGTGCTTGAGCTTGTCTTCAAATTTTACACCAAGAATCTTGATGGCGACAATATGGGTGATTTTGCCCTCCGGTTTTCGTGCTTGGTGCTGGAGCCATTTGCCATGTTCTTGAGGGCCCACCCAACTCGGAAAACGGGATTTCATGATTTTATAGATAAACTTCTTGAGCCACTGATGCATTTGCTGGCTGTCTTGCACCTTCAAATTGGCGGAAGTAATTCTCATAGGACAGGAAACTTACTGAATTTGGTTGAAGATGTTTTGTCTAATGGGCTGTTTCATCCAATCCATATTGATGGGTTTCTGAGCTTGCACAGTGCAGAAAAGTATGCCACATCTCATGATGGgaaatcaaataacaaaaaaactGTCATTAAGAGTTATCATAGACACTTATTTGATAAATTGGAAAGAACTCTGACAGAAAAGGTATCAGCAATGGGCAGCATTGGAGAACTGTTCCACTTGCTTGTTAATCGTGTGAAGTTGTTAAAAAAATCTTCGGTGCTTTCTTCGGGTACCAAGATGAGAGGGAAAGCAGGAGCTTCAAGGCACTTGGAGGATAACTCATTGAGTCATGCCTCTAAGATGTCTTTTGATAGTAGTAATGTGCTTAAAAACAATAGCTATTACTCGGGGAGTTTTAATGCAGACATTCGAAAGtctctttttgatttttttgtacaGATTATGGAGCCTCTTTTGCTCAAGCTCAGTGTCTATCTTCAAGATAAAGTGGAAGTGGAAACTGAGTTGTCCCAGGTTCGTGGAATACTCCAatctattaataatttactCGCCAGctttatgcatgaaaagatataTGTAAGAACAGAGGACACATCTGAAGGAGCTTGCCTTTATTTCTTGAAGAAGGTTTATGATACAGTTATTTCATCATTCACCTATTTAAACCGGTTGTCGAAATTTGATTTGGATAACCATAGACACATTGAAATGTTAACTTTATCAGTCAATGAGGTACTTGTTGCCGTGGGTTATCTTCTGGAAATTGAGTATGAGGTTACAGGGAATGACTTGGTAAGCTTGTGGCTTATAGTCTTTTCTTACTCAACAATTGGCCTGTATTTGGCTGGTATGTTGGATCAAATCTCATTATTTTCCAAGATAGAAGCTCTTGGATGCCAATTGATTAATCTCTATGGTCAGCTACGCCAG GTGAATAACTGTGTCTTTGCACTGTGTAAAGCATTAAGGCTTGTAATATCACAAGCTGATGATGGTGAAATAAATTGCACCAGATTTGTTGCTGATTTACCTACTGAAGCTTATGCAAGATCAGTTGGAATGCTGTTATGCTCCCAAGAGTTTAAATGTGCCATTCGTAATGCCATTAAGTCTATTCCAGAAGGGCAAGCGAGTGCATGTATCAAGCAATTAGCAGCAGATGTATCAGAAACCCTGGGATGGATGAAAGTTAATTGTTCAGTGGCCAAGGGAAAGGAAGTTGGTAAACTGAAAGTAGATAGCGTGCCAAATCCACCAGCAGAACTTTTGGGGAGGGGATTGTCCGAATTGTATGCTCTAGTTCTAGATTCGGTGACTGTCACAACTGGTAACAGTAACCTCCTCGGGGTTTCTATCAAGGACTTGATGATGCTACTACAACCTTGCATGAATAGCCTTGTTGCAATACAGCCAGATACCATCAACATGTTTCTTTCTTCTGTCACAGGAATAATTTTTGATAATAGGGCGGTTGGGAGTAAATGTGATTTACCAAAATTTGGTTTTCCCACTTGTTGGATCTTTATATTCTTCTTTCAGTTGTACATGTCCTGCCGAAGCTTATATAGGCAGGCAATAAGCCTTGTGCCTCCAGATTTATCAAGAAAGATGTCAGTTGTAATGGGGGATTCATTCACAGCATACTCTGGAAAGGAGTGGATGGAGAGGACTGATTTGGATGATAAAGGATATTTTTCTTGGATTTTCCAGCCTTCAGCTACTCTTGATGCTGTTATACAATCGGTTTCAAATATTTATCTTCAGAATAGTACTGAAGATTGCTCTCCTTTAATTTATGTATTGCATGCTATGGCTCTCCAGAGGCTTGTTGATTTGAATAGGCAGATAAAGTCCCTCGAGTATTTGCAGCAGAGTAATGATAAGCTGCTGGAAAATAAATTGGTTGACGCTGCTGGATTGTCATTATTTCGTAAAAGAAGTAGAAAGTGGGAAAGGCACATCTCAGTTTTGAGGCAAGAGGCAGCAGGTCTTACTGATTTCATAATGGGACATCTACCTTTAGTTGCAAAAGATCAACAATCGATCTCTTCTGATGTCGCCACTTGTTTGGATACACCTACCCAAGCTGTGCATGAAACTGAAGAGTGGGATTTTGGGATTTCCTCTGTGAACAAGAAGTCATTGCCCACTGCTCTTTGGTGGATTGTATgccaaaatattgatatttggtGCACTCATGCTGCTAAAAAGAAGTTGAAAATGTTCCTCTCAATTTTAATTTGTACTTCCATTCCCTCTTTAACAAGCAACTTTCTGAAGGTTGGGAAACAGTGCATCAATGAATCTAGCCAGCCGAAGAAAGTGACTATGCATCAAATCTCTTCAGCACTTCTGAGGGACTCAATTTTGTATGAACATAAA TTTGTTTGCAGGTATTTTGCATCAAGATTTTGCCGTGTATTGGAGAAATCGGTGTCACCGTTACTTAGAGATTTTTCATCTAGCAATGTTGATTTGAATTCATCTCCTCACTGGCCGGAGGTTCTTGGTGCACTTGACAAGTCACCAGTAAATATTTCCAGCAAGGAACATGTTACATATGATAATTTGTCAGATTCAAAACTGATTGTCCATTCATCCGATAAGCTGCCTACCAAAATCTGCAGGGGAAAAAATGCTCTACCTTCCACGAGTGCGAACTTTACTGCTTGTCAAAGTTTGCTTAATCTTTTGTGTTGGATGCCAAAAGGATATCTAAATTCTAGATCATTATTACTTTATGCGACTTATTTACTCAACCTTGAAAG GCTTGTCGTTGGCGGCTTGTTGGAATGCCAGGGTAGGTTGTGCTCATACAGCCAGTACAATCTTTTCAGATTGTTTGTTTCTTGCCGGAAGGCCTTGAAATATATAATTGTAGAGGCTTCTGAGAAGAAGATAGTAACTAGTCAATCGACTCAATCCTTATTTACTCCCATATTCCCTGAGGATTCATTTTCTGCTCTATGGCTTTTCAAGTCAGTATCTGCAGTGGTTGAGCTTCAACAGGCAGTGTCAGAAGATAGCACAAGTcaatttaatgatttaatattttcattgaCGGATCACACATCATATGCCTTCTTGACATTAAGTAGGTATCAATTTAGTCATGTTGTTCACCTCCTTTTAGATGCAGAAAAGCCTTCTAACGAGCAGTCCTTTTCTGGCAATACCAATCAACAGAATGACTTAATTGAATCTGATTCTTGTTTGGATTCCACCAACTGTATTGAGGCCTGGAAAAGTGCCTGCCTCGTTGCCAAGATTTTGACAGAAGAGATGCAATGCTTTGTTCTCTCTTTGAAGGATGCTCTTCGTGGTGAAAAAGTGGGTCTTGTTGTCAATGTTGTAAATTTGACTAGATTTTCTCCTATAGTTTCTTGCTTTAGTGGGTTTTTATGGGGTCTAGTGTCTGCAATCAATGATAGAGCTGCAAGATATAGCGATAATAGAGGAAAATTATTATGGTGGAAATGTGAACCCCACTCAGAACTCAACTTTTGTATAAATGTGTTTGAAGAGTTCATTAATCTTTTCTTGCGCATGTTTCTCCTTGATAATCAACAGCACACAAATTTCTATGATGCTCAAAATCATAAAAAGTCAGACTATAGCCCAGATTTGTTGGATGCAGAGGATATTTCATTGAAAGGTGCTGGTGCCTGTGTTGAAATTGCAAGTGGTATACATCAGCAAAAATCGGGCACTGCAGTGACCTTCCCTGTGTTGTCTGACATTCATGATGACTCTGCAAGTGCTAGTGTTAAACGGTCATGGTTGAAAGATGCAAACTTTGCTGCCAGTATTTTGAATGAGGGTGATTCTTTTGACTCCCAATGCATAAACAAGCCTTTGTTGCATAGGTTGCTCAATGGGGATTATCCTGGAGCAGCTTTTTCACTCAGGCAACTACTAATTGCCTCTTCAGCTTTATTGAGGctaaaattgcagatcaatatGAGTTCATCATTCCCAAGTTTGGTACCAATCTTTGTTGGCATCTCACAAGTCTTGTTACTGGAATTTGTGCATATGGTTGAAATACCACAACCACATTCTTTTGTTTGGTTGGATGGTGTTCTGAAGTATCTGGAAGAGTTAGGAAATTATTTTCCTTCTACTAATCCTACCTTATCCAGAAATATGTATGCTAAGTTAATAGAATTACATTTGAGAGCTATAGGAAAATGCATAACTTTGCAAGGAAAAAGAGCTACACTAGCATCTCATGAGACAGAATCAAGCACGAAGACACTCCCTGGTCACATGGGATTATCTGAAGCATCTTATTCTTCTGCGCCATATTGCTTGGATGAATTTAAAGCTAGGTTAAGGATGTCGTTCAAAACATTCATAAAGAAACCATCAGAATTGCATCTCTTATCTGCAGTTCAGGCTATAGAGAGAGCACTAGTTGGGGTCCAGGAAGGATGTACAATGAACTATGACATAACTGTCGGAGCAGATGGTGGAAAGGTTTCCTCACTTGTTGCAGCTGGTGTTGATTGCTTTGATTTGGTTCTTGAATTTGTTTCAG GACGCAAACGTTTGAGTGTTGTGAAAAGACACATCCAGAGCCTAATTGCAGGTTTGTTCAACATAATTCTGCACTTGCAGAATCCTTTAATCTTCTATGGGAGATTTATGCGTAGTGAAGGTGACAGTAATCCGGATCCAGGATCGGTCATTCTTATGTGTGTTGAAGTACTCATAAGAGTTTCTGGAAAACATGCCCTTTTCCAAATGGATGCCTGGCATGTAGCAGCGTCTTTACGTATACCTGCTGCACTTTTTCAAGATTTCTGTCAGCTTAAAGATTCTGAAGCTCCCAGTTCATCTCATCCTTCATTGGTCTTGGATAACCAAGTCGCCGATCCACTTGCAAGCATGAATGTTTGTGTTGTAGATCGATACTTCTCAATTGACCTATTTGCTGCATGTTGTAGATTATTGTATACCATTCTTAAGCATCACAAAAG TGAATGTGAGCAGTGTATTGCTCTACTTGAAGCTTCTGTTTCTGTTCTTCTTCGTTGTTTGGAGACTGTGGATACTGATCCAGTCACTAGAAAAGGATATTTTTCGTGGGACTTAGAAGAGGGAGTAAAATGTGCTTGTTTTCTCAGAAGGATTTACGAAGAG ATAAGACAGCAAAAGGACATCCTTGGCCGCCATTGTTCCCAGTTTTTGTCCAATTACATATGGGTTTTTGTGGGATTTGGCCCTAGTAAAGCTGGCATCAAAAg GGAAATAGATGAAGCTCTAAGACCAGGTATATATGCTTTGATCGATGCCTGCTCAGGGGATGATCTTCAATATCTTCATACTGTATTTGGAG AGGGTCCTTGCAGAACCACACTTGCAACTTTACAACATGATTACAAACTGAATTTCCAGTATGAAGGAAAAGTCTAG
- the LOC122311487 gene encoding uncharacterized protein LOC122311487: MAYRRSTASSILEVFSLNPLPYPVLLILAVISIFLGMSSYFSYEETVESVEEQMSWVLLATPVVLVIIVQWLSSLENPERLFSRSPWDQRRRTHHRPSEGSSPWGVAALIVLLLVMVQYRSIFVDSWLV, from the coding sequence ATGGCCTACAGAAGAAGCACAGCCTCCTCTATCTTAGAGGTTTTCAGTCTGAATCCTCTTCCATACCCAGTTCTGCTAATTCTAGCCGTGATCTCAATCTTTCTTGGCATGTCATCGTACTTCTCTTATGAGGAAACTGTGGAAAGTGTTGAAGAACAAATGAGTTGGGTACTTTTGGCCACGCCTGTAGTGTTGGTGATCATCGTCCAGTGGTTGTCGTCACTGGAAAACCCAGAACGGCTCTTTTCTAGGTCGCCATGGGATCAGCGCCGGCGGACCCACCACAGGCCCTCGGAGGGGAGCTCTCCATGGGGTGTGGCAGCTTTGATTGTGCTGTTGCTTGTTATGGTGCAATACCGTTCTATTTTTGTTGATAGCTGGTTAGTTTAG
- the LOC122309757 gene encoding probable alkaline/neutral invertase B, translating to MSTPNVDLSQNGHIKIADTLFSVGGIEEFDFSRLLDKPRPLNMERQRSYDERSLHELTSGLSPRPPSRTDDFPSRITDHLEYSFSPGRRSGYNTPRSFTGFEPHPMVAEAWDALRRSLVYFRGQPVGTIAALDNSEEELNYDQVFVRDFVPSALAFLMNGEPEIVKTFLLKTLRLQSWEKKIDRFQLGEGVMPASFKVLHDPVKNNETLIADFGESAIGRVAPVDSGFWWIILLRAYTKSTGDTSLAELPECQKGMRLILSLCLSEGFDTFPTLLCADGCCMIDRRMGVYGYPIEIQALFFMALRCALLLLKQDGEGKEVVERIVKRLHALSFHMRSYFWIDLKQLNDIYRYKTEEYSHTAVNKFNVIPDSLPEWIFDFMPSRGGYFIGNVSPARMDFRWFCLGNCIAILSSLATPEQSTAIMDLIESRWEELVGEMPLKVCYPAIEGHEWRIVTGCDPKNTRWSYHNGGSWPVLLWLLTAACIKTGRPQIARRAIELAESRLLKDNWPEYYDGKLGRYIGKQARKSQTWSIAGYLVARMLLEDPSHLGMVALEEDKQTKPLLRRSNSWTF from the exons ATGTCTACCCCCAACGTGGACCTATCTCAGAATGGGCATATAAAAATCGCTGATACCTTATTTAGCGTTGGTGGAATTGAAGAATTTGATTTCTCAAGACTGTTAGACAAGCCAAGGCCTTTGAATATGGAGAGACAGAGATCATATGACGAAAGGTCGCTCCACGAATTAACTAGTGGCTTGTCCCCACGGCCCCCATCTAGAACTGATGATTTCCCTTCCCGAATAACCGACCATCTTGAATATTCATTTTCACCGGGTAGGAGGTCAGGCTATAATACCCCAAGGTCATTCACTGGCTTCGAACCGCATCCGATGGTTGCTGAAGCTTGGGATGCTTTGAGGCGATCTTTGGTGTATTTCCGTGGTCAACCAGTAGGGACAATTGCTGCATTGGATAATTCTGAAGAAGAACTCAACTATGATCAG GTGTTTGTGAGAGACTTTGTCCCCAGTGCATTGGCTTTTTTGATGAATGGGGAGCCCGAGATAGTGAAAacttttcttttgaagactCTGCGCCTTCAGTCATGGGAGAAAAAGATTGATAGATTCCAGCTAGGAGAAGGAGTAATGCCTGCCAGTTTCAAAGTATTACACGATCCAGTCAAAAACAATGAGACTTTGATAGCAGATTTTGGTGAGAGTGCAATTGGAAGAGTTGCTCCAGTTGATTCAGGATTCTGGTGGATTATATTGCTTCGGGCATACACAAAATCTACAGGAGACACTTCCTTGGCTGAGCTGCCTGAATGCCAGAAGGGCATGCGCTTAATTCTGAGTTTATGTCTTTCAGAGGGGTTTGACACTTTCCCAACTCTTCTCTGTGCTGATGGATGCTGCATGATTGATCGTAGAATG GGTGTTTATGGATATCCCATTGAAATTCAAGCACTTTTCTTCATGGCTTTAAGATGTGCGTTGCTTTTACTCAAGCAAGATGGTGAAGGAAAGGAGGTTGTAGAACGAATCGTGAAACGCCTTCATGCCTTAAGCTTTCACATGAGAAGTTATTTTTGGATAGATTTGAAGCAGCTTAATGATATATATCGATATAAAACAGAAGAATATTCTCACACTGCCGTCAACAAGTTTAATGTAATACCTGATTCTCTTCCAGAATGGATTTTTGATTTTATGCCAAGTCGTGGCGGTTACTTCATTGGGAATGTCAGTCCTGCAAGAATGGATTTTCGTTGGTTTTGCTTGGGCAATTGCATTGCAATCCTGTCATCCTTGGCAACCCCTGAACAGTCCACCGCAATTATGGATCTTATAGAATCACGATGGGAAGAATTGGTTGGAGAAATGCCACTGAAGGTTTGTTATCCAGCAATAGAAGGCCATGAATGGCGGATTGTAACAGGATGTGACCCGAAAAATACGAGATGGAGTTACCACAACGGTGGATCTTGGCCAG TGCTTTTATGGCTTTTGACTGCGGCATGTATCAAGACTGGGCGCCCCCAGATTGCCCGACGTGCCATTGAACTTGCTGAAAGCAGGTTGCTAAAGGATAACTGGCCCGAATATTACGATGGAAAGCTTGGTCGATATATTGGGAAGCAAGCCCGTAAATCCCAGACCTGGTCCATTGCTGGTTACTTGGTTGCAAGAATGTTGCTTGAAGATCCGTCTCATTTGGGTATGGTAGCACTTGAAGAAGACAAGCAGACGAAGCCCCTGCTCAGAAGATCAAATTCATGGACATTCTAA